A section of the Leptospira kobayashii genome encodes:
- a CDS encoding sulfate ABC transporter substrate-binding protein, with the protein MDNNTKKSGKSRIGKIGQGISFLTVFASLSFSGIFGQTLLNVSFDPTRELYEDVNKQFIEIWKKKTKATLEIQQSHGGSGKQARAVIDGLEADVVTLALAYDIDSIAEKSKLIDENWEKQFPNHSTPYYSTIVFLVRKGNPKGIKDWDDLVKPGTGLITPNPKTSGGARWNYLAAWGYAKNKYKTEEKATEFIKAIFKNTSVLDTGARGSTTTFVQRGIGDVLITWENEAELALSESRKENGGVANYQIVYPSESIKAETPVAIVSKVTAKKGTNEIAKAYLEFLYTKEGQETVAKHFFRPIDAGILKANASKFPAVKVFDIREIEGSWKNAHKKHFSDGGIFDSIYEPAPGK; encoded by the coding sequence ATGGATAATAACACTAAAAAATCGGGAAAATCAAGAATCGGTAAAATCGGACAAGGGATTTCCTTCCTTACAGTTTTTGCGAGTCTGTCTTTCTCAGGGATCTTCGGGCAAACACTTCTGAACGTTTCTTTTGATCCTACAAGAGAACTTTATGAAGATGTGAATAAACAATTTATCGAAATTTGGAAAAAGAAAACCAAAGCCACTTTGGAAATCCAACAATCCCACGGCGGTTCCGGAAAACAAGCCCGCGCGGTAATCGACGGATTGGAAGCGGATGTGGTAACTCTTGCACTTGCCTATGATATAGATAGCATTGCCGAAAAATCAAAGTTAATCGATGAAAATTGGGAAAAACAATTTCCAAACCACTCCACACCTTACTACTCTACCATTGTATTTTTAGTTCGAAAAGGAAATCCGAAAGGGATCAAAGATTGGGATGATTTGGTAAAACCGGGAACCGGACTCATTACACCTAACCCGAAAACTTCGGGAGGAGCTCGCTGGAACTATCTTGCTGCTTGGGGATATGCTAAAAACAAGTATAAAACCGAAGAAAAAGCGACTGAATTCATCAAAGCTATCTTCAAAAACACATCCGTATTGGACACGGGAGCCCGCGGATCAACGACTACATTCGTACAAAGAGGAATCGGTGATGTTCTGATTACTTGGGAAAATGAAGCCGAACTTGCGTTATCCGAGTCCAGAAAAGAAAACGGCGGAGTTGCTAACTATCAAATCGTTTACCCTTCGGAAAGTATCAAAGCGGAAACTCCCGTTGCGATCGTATCCAAAGTGACTGCGAAAAAAGGAACGAACGAAATAGCAAAAGCTTATCTTGAATTTCTCTATACTAAAGAAGGACAAGAAACCGTGGCGAAACATTTTTTCCGCCCGATTGATGCAGGCATTTTAAAAGCGAATGCTTCCAAATTCCCTGCTGTAAAAGTTTTTGATATTCGTGAAATCGAAGGATCTTGGAAAAACGCTCATAAGAAACATTTTTCTGATGGGGGAATTTTTGATTCGATTTATGAGCCAGCGCCAGGAAAGTAA
- a CDS encoding flagellar hook-length control protein FliK, which yields MNISQEPKRQLSLVAPDFKLPVLDAQVATNTNKANEKFSDFLFASPANSTAPAANDAANKSSALVYDDTKIPSEAGVSDQKGQIEETSQEISKSDKEIKDSSKEEKIEEDEDLSLEKRDMPSSAEFLSHLFFFPTVSEKSVKNKEDGFKDSAQSPQKLALLKSNDKNPPYAGNTKEAGSFLEDAKKLAETFFRKETKETKPKEKWEPNQKKDSGLENLNGKSEGWDLKTVSKNEKVIIGSFRKEDVKPKEIKKEPVTKPSVTSSSASVSGEKAFKPEMESAKQDNSKQIVSMFDRNPEKPKEAPSSKKLSAKEDTSKDKSNLVSESMATPEKMIRSLGVKDREFNKSDNRNQSVADKVKPKETAEIQIPSTQFHSKEEGSSGGDKKGSLKQEGFSFQNELRSSVKADESARAEKTTSPNKQNVQKNLDELVKQARFDIVQNGKSTAEIIMNPKEFGRLTLKVTVDGEKVEGRILVESEEMKSLITNEITKLKESLRESGLELENLLVDIWDNSGSSLSENSQGGWKQFDPESVQSYSSNLKKQALDEESEVSSRLTTAPDGLEIFV from the coding sequence ATGAATATTTCTCAAGAACCTAAAAGACAATTATCACTGGTCGCACCGGATTTCAAATTACCAGTGTTAGATGCTCAGGTCGCAACAAATACGAATAAGGCAAATGAAAAATTCTCGGACTTTCTTTTTGCGAGTCCTGCCAATTCTACTGCACCTGCGGCCAACGATGCCGCAAACAAATCTTCCGCTCTTGTTTATGACGATACCAAAATTCCTTCCGAAGCCGGTGTTTCGGATCAAAAAGGACAGATAGAAGAGACGTCTCAGGAAATCTCCAAATCGGATAAAGAAATCAAAGACTCTTCGAAAGAAGAAAAAATCGAAGAAGATGAGGATCTTTCACTTGAAAAAAGAGATATGCCTTCCTCGGCAGAATTCCTTTCCCATTTGTTTTTTTTCCCAACCGTTTCCGAAAAATCCGTAAAAAACAAAGAAGACGGTTTCAAAGATTCCGCACAATCACCCCAAAAGCTCGCTTTATTAAAATCAAATGATAAAAATCCGCCGTACGCTGGTAATACGAAAGAGGCGGGAAGTTTTTTGGAAGACGCTAAAAAATTGGCTGAAACTTTTTTTCGCAAAGAGACGAAAGAAACCAAACCCAAAGAAAAATGGGAGCCCAATCAGAAAAAGGATTCCGGACTAGAAAATCTGAACGGAAAATCCGAAGGCTGGGATTTAAAAACAGTTTCTAAAAATGAAAAAGTAATCATAGGATCGTTTCGAAAAGAAGATGTGAAACCGAAAGAAATCAAAAAAGAACCGGTAACAAAACCTTCTGTTACTTCTTCTTCCGCATCCGTAAGCGGAGAAAAGGCATTTAAACCGGAAATGGAATCCGCAAAACAAGACAATTCCAAACAAATTGTTTCCATGTTCGATCGTAATCCTGAAAAACCGAAAGAAGCCCCTTCTTCCAAAAAGCTCTCCGCAAAAGAAGACACTTCCAAAGATAAATCGAATCTAGTTTCCGAATCAATGGCGACTCCCGAAAAAATGATCCGTTCTCTGGGTGTGAAAGACCGTGAATTCAACAAATCAGATAACAGAAATCAATCGGTAGCGGACAAAGTGAAACCGAAAGAAACGGCAGAAATTCAAATTCCTTCCACTCAATTCCATTCGAAAGAAGAAGGTTCTTCCGGTGGAGACAAAAAAGGATCTTTGAAACAAGAAGGATTTTCATTTCAAAATGAACTCCGTAGTTCCGTAAAAGCGGACGAATCCGCACGTGCGGAAAAAACTACTTCACCGAACAAACAAAACGTTCAAAAGAACCTGGACGAATTGGTGAAACAAGCGCGGTTCGACATCGTTCAGAACGGTAAGTCCACGGCAGAAATCATAATGAACCCGAAAGAGTTCGGTAGACTAACTTTGAAAGTTACCGTAGACGGTGAAAAAGTGGAAGGCCGGATCCTTGTAGAGTCGGAAGAGATGAAGTCTCTCATCACAAATGAAATCACAAAATTGAAAGAAAGTTTACGCGAATCCGGTTTGGAATTGGAAAATCTCCTCGTGGACATTTGGGATAACAGCGGTTCTTCCTTATCCGAAAACAGTCAAGGCGGTTGGAAACAATTCGATCCGGAATCGGTTCAATCCTATTCTTCCAACCTAAAAAAACAAGCGTTAGATGAGGAGTCGGAAGTTTCCTCCCGACTTACAACCGCCCCGGACGGGCTCGAAATTTTCGTTTAA